CGCGGCCGATGGTGCCGAGTGTCTGGATGTCGTCCATCGCGTCTGCCCCGATGTGATCACGCTCGATGTCGTGATGCCCCGCCTCGACGGGCTGCGCACCGTCGCCCGGCTGCGGGCCGATCCGCGGACCAGGCATCTGCCCGTCGCGATCATCAGTGCCTGCACGCAGTACGAGGTGGAGAACGGGCTCGCCGCCGGTGTGGACGCCTTTCTCGCGAAGCCCTTCGAACCGTCCGAGCTGGTCCGTCTCGTACGGCAGTTGATGCACAGGGAGGGCCCGCCGTCCGTCGACGGCAGGCATGGCGCCGGGCGGGCGGGAAGCGCACGCGGCTGACCGCATCGCGAAACCGGTTCGCGAAGGGCCCCCCTCCCTCCCATACGCTTGTCCCGTGACCCCCGCCGAGCTCTCCCGAACCGTGCTGCACGCCGTGTGCCGCGCGGTGGAGGACGGTGCGCTGCGGGCGCCCGTGCCCGAGAGTGTCAGTGTCGAGCGGCCCCGGCCCGGTGGCTGCGGGGACTACGCCACCAATGTCGCCCTACGGCTCGCCGGGCCGGCCGGGCAGCGGCCCCGCGCGGTGGCCGAAATGCTGCGGCACCGGATCGCCGAGGTCCCCGGGATCGCCGGGATCGAGATCACCGGGCCCGGCTTCCTCAACATCACCCTGGACGCGGGCGCGCAGCAGGCGCTCGTACGGGAGGTGCTGGAGCGGGGGAGCAGGTA
This portion of the Streptomyces sp. NBC_01750 genome encodes:
- a CDS encoding response regulator, producing MSGASGRVLVVDDNRVIRQLIRVNLELEGFEVVTAADGAECLDVVHRVCPDVITLDVVMPRLDGLRTVARLRADPRTRHLPVAIISACTQYEVENGLAAGVDAFLAKPFEPSELVRLVRQLMHREGPPSVDGRHGAGRAGSARG